Proteins encoded together in one Chelonoidis abingdonii isolate Lonesome George chromosome 1, CheloAbing_2.0, whole genome shotgun sequence window:
- the PHF5A gene encoding PHD finger-like domain-containing protein 5A has translation MAKHHPDLIFCRKQAGVAIGRLCEKCDGKCVICDSYVRPCTLVRICDECNYGSYQGRCVICGGPGVSDAYYCKECTIQEKDRDGCPKIVNLGSSKTDLFYERKKYGFKKR, from the exons ATGGCCAAACATCATCCGGACCTGATCTTCTGCCGCAAGCAGGCGGGAGTGG CTATTGGAAGACTGTGTGAAAAAT GTGATGGTAAATGCGTGATCTGTGACTCATATGTGCGACCCTGCACACTTGTGCGCATATGTGATGAGTGTAACTATGGGTCGTACCAAGGGCGCTGTGTGATCTGCGGAGGTCCAGGAGTCTCTGATGCCTATTACTGCAAGGAGTGCACCATCCAGGAGAAGGAT AGGGATGGCTGCCCTAAGATAGTCAATCTGGGCAGTTCCAAGACAGATCTCTTTTATGAGCGCAAGAAGTACGGCTTCAAGAAGAGGTGA